The Pedobacter mucosus genome window below encodes:
- a CDS encoding patatin-like phospholipase family protein, with product MKVGIVLSGGGIRGIAHLGVLKAFSNLGITFSHISGTSAGAIAGAFFAAGIDPEEGLNIFLKTKLWRFVRPAVGSLGLINIENTAKILKEYFPEDDIEKLKIPLTIAAVNFSEGKLAYFTKGPLIRAIHASSCIPGIFKPIMIDGQMFVDGGILNNFPVEPLMETCDFIIGSSCNHLKPVDKITGITNLMGRAGVMSINHDMERKAKFCNVMIEPKGLGAISTFDMKRAEDIYWLAHEEALIVIKNSPTISELITPKPLKATLPSQQKSNL from the coding sequence ATGAAAGTTGGCATAGTATTATCAGGCGGCGGAATAAGAGGTATTGCACATTTAGGCGTTTTAAAAGCCTTCAGTAATTTAGGGATTACATTCAGTCACATAAGCGGCACAAGTGCAGGAGCGATTGCAGGAGCCTTTTTTGCTGCAGGAATTGATCCTGAAGAAGGTTTAAACATTTTTCTAAAAACTAAACTTTGGCGCTTTGTTCGTCCGGCAGTAGGTTCGCTTGGTTTGATCAACATTGAAAATACAGCCAAAATTTTAAAGGAATATTTTCCTGAAGATGATATCGAAAAATTAAAAATTCCGCTAACGATTGCGGCAGTTAATTTTAGTGAAGGTAAACTTGCTTATTTCACAAAAGGGCCATTAATTAGAGCAATACATGCTTCTAGCTGTATTCCGGGCATATTTAAACCCATCATGATTGATGGACAAATGTTTGTAGATGGCGGAATCTTAAATAACTTTCCTGTAGAACCTTTAATGGAAACTTGCGATTTTATTATTGGATCATCCTGTAATCACTTGAAACCTGTTGATAAAATTACTGGAATAACAAATTTGATGGGAAGAGCAGGCGTAATGTCTATAAATCATGATATGGAACGTAAAGCAAAATTTTGCAACGTTATGATCGAACCAAAAGGCTTAGGTGCAATTAGTACTTTTGATATGAAAAGGGCTGAAGATATTTATTGGTTAGCACATGAAGAAGCACTTATTGTTATTAAAAATAGTCCGACAATCAGTGAATTAATTACGCCTAAACCACTAAAAGCCACTTTGCCTTCCCAACAGAAAAGCAATTTGTAG